One Callospermophilus lateralis isolate mCalLat2 chromosome 6, mCalLat2.hap1, whole genome shotgun sequence genomic region harbors:
- the Lats1 gene encoding serine/threonine-protein kinase LATS1 isoform X2: MKRSEKPEGYRQMRPKTFPASNYTGSSRQMLQEIRESLRNLSKPSDAAKAEHNMSKVSTEDPRQVRNTPKFGTYHKALQEIRNSLLPFANETSSSSPSRSTSEINPQMFQDLQAAGFDEDMVIQALQKTNNRSIEAAIEFISKMSYQDPRREQMAAAAARPINASMKPGSVQQSINRKQSWKGSKESLVPQRHGPPLGESVVYRSESPNSQTDVGRPLSGSGITAFAQAHPSNGQRVNPPPPPQVRSVTPPPPPRGQTPPPRGTTPPPPSWEPNSQTKRYSGNMEYVISRISPVPPGAWQEGYPPPPLNTSPMNPPNQGQRGIGSVPVGRQPIIMQSSNKFNFPPGRPGIQNGGSQTDFMIHQNVVPAGTVNRQPPPPYPLTPANGQSPSALQTGGSAAPSSYPNGNIPQSMIVPNRNSHNLELYNINIPGLQTTWPQSSSAPAQSSPSSGHEIPTWQPNIPVRSNSFNNPLGNRTSHSANSQPSATTVTAITPAPIQQPVKSMRVLKPELQTALAPTHPSWIPQPIQTVQPSPFSEGTTSNMAVIPPVAEAPNYQGPPPPYPKHLLHQNPSVPPYEPVNKSSKEDQPSLSNEDEGEKSFENVDSGDKEKKQITTSPITVRKNKKDEERRESRIQSYSPQAFKFFMEQHVENVLKSHQQRLHRKKQLENEMMRVGLSQDAQDQMRKMLCQKESNYIRLKRAKMDKSMFVKIKTLGIGAFGEVCLARKVDTKALYATKTLRKKDVLLRNQVAHVKAERDILAEADNEWVVRLYYSFQDKDNLYFVMDYIPGGDMMSLLIRMGIFPENLARFYIAELTCAVESVHKMGFIHRDIKPDNILIDRDGHIKLTDFGLCTGFRWTHDSKYYQSGPMLFLPHHTASPRFLQALMEVRPSSAR; this comes from the exons ATGAAGAGGAGTGAAAAGCCAGAAGGATATAGACAAATGAGGCCTAAGACCTTTCCTGCCAGTAATTACACTGGCAGCAGCAGGCAAATGTTGCAAGAAATCCGGGAATCCCTTAGGAATTTATCCAAACCATCCGATGCTGCTAAGGCTGAGCATAACATGAGTAAAGTGTCAACTGAAGATCCTCGACAAGTGAGAAATACACCCAAATTTGGGACATATCATAAAGCCTTGCAAGAAATTCGAAACTCTCTACTACCATTTGCAAATGAAACAagttcttcctctccctctcggAGTACTTCAGAAATTAATCCACAAATGTTTCAAGATTTGCAGGCTGCTGGATTTGATGAG GATATGGTTATACAAGCTCTTCAGAAAACTAATAACAGAAGTATAGAAGCAGCGATTGAATTCATTAGTAAAATGAGTTACCAAGATCCTCGGCGGGAGCAGATGGCTGCAGCAGCTGCTAGACCTATTAATGCCAGCATGAAACCAG GGAGTGTGCAACAATCAATTAACCGTAAACAAAGCTGGAAAGGTTCTAAAGAATCTTTAGTTCCTCAGAGACATGGCCCACCTCTGGGAGAAAGTGTGGTCTACCGTTCTGAAAGTCCCAACTCACAGACAGATGTAGGAAGACCTTTATCTGGATCTGGTATAACAGCATTTGCTCAAGCTCACCCTAGCAATGGACAGAGAGTgaaccccccaccaccacctcaaGTAAGAAGTGTTactcctccaccacctccaagAGGCCAGACTCCCCCTCCACGAGGTACAACTCCACCTCCCCCATCTTGGGAACCAAACTCTCAAACAAAGAGGTATTCTGGGAACATGGAATATGTAATCTCCCGAATCTCTCCTGTTCCACCTGGGGCATGGCAGGAGGGCTATCCACCACCACCTCTTAACACTTCCCCCATGAATCCTCCTAACCAGGGACAGAGAGGCATTGGTTCTGTTCCTGTGGGCAGACAACCAATCATCATGCAGAGTTCTAACAAATTTAACTTTCCACCAGGGAGACCTGGAATTCAGAATGGTGGTAGTCAGACTGACTTTATGATACACCAAAATGTTGTCCCTGCTGGCACTGTGAATCGACAGCCACCCCCACCGTATCCTCTGACCCCAGCTAATGGACAAAGCCCTTCTGCTTTACAAACAGGGGGGTCTGCTGCTCCTTCGTCATACCCAAACGGAAATATTCCTCAGTCTATGATAGTGCCAAACAGAAACAGTCATAACCTGGAACTTTATAACATTAATATACCTGGACTGCAGACAACTTGGCCTCAGTCATCTTCTGCTCCTGCCCAGTCATCCCCAAGCAGCGGGCATGAGATTCCTACATGGCAGCCTAACATACCAGTGAGGTCAAATTCGTTTAATAACCCCTTAGGAAATAGAACAAGTCACTCTGCTAATTCTCAGCCTTCAGCTACAACAGTCACTGCGATCACACCAGCTCCCATTCAACAGCCTGTGAAAAGTATGCGTGTATTAAAACCAGAGCTACAGACTGCATTAGCACCTACCCACCCTTCTTGGATACCACAACCAATTCAGACTGTTCAACCCAGCCCTTTTTCTGAGGGTACTACTTCCAATATGGCTGTTATACCACCTGTTGCTGAAGCTCCAAACTATCAAGGTCCACCACCACCTTATCCAAAACATCTGCTACACCAAAACCCATCTGTTCCTCCATATGAGCCTGTAAATAAATCTAGTAAAGAGGATCAGCCTAGCTTATCCAATGAAGATGAGGGTGAGAAAAGTTTTGAAAATGTTGATAGTGGGGATAAAGAAAAGAAGCAGATTACAACTTCACCTATCACTGTTAGGAAAAACAAGAAAGATGAAGAGCGAAGAGAATCTCGTATTCAGAGTTATTCTCCTCAGGCATTTAAATTCTTTATGGAGCAGCATGTAGAAAATGTCCTCAAATCTCATCAGCAACGTCTGCATCGTAAAAAACAATTAGAGAACGAAATGATGCgg GTTGGATTATCTCAAGATGCCCAGGATCAAATGAGAAAGATGCTTTGCCAAAAAGAGTCTAACTACATTCGTCTTAAAAGGGCTAAAATGGACAAGTCTATGTTTGTGAAGATAAAGACCCTAGGAATAGGAGCATTTGGTGAAGTGTGTCTAGCAAGAAAAGTAGATACTAAGGCTTTGTATGCAACAAAAACTCTTCGAAAGAAAGATGTTCTGCTTCGAAATCAAGTCGCACATGTTAAAGCTGAGAGAGATATACTGGCTGAAGCTGACAATGAATGGGTAGTTCGCTTATATTATTCATTCCAAGATAAGGACAATTTATActttgtgatggattacattcccGGGGGTGATATGATGAGCCTCTTAATTAGAATGGGCATCTTTCCAGAAAATCTGGCACGGTTCTACATAGCAGAACTTACTTGTGCAGTCGAAAGTGTTCATAAAATGGGTTTTATTCATAGGGATATTAAGCCTGATAACATTTTGATTGATCGTGATGGTCATATTAAATTGACTGACTTCGGCCTTTGCACTGGCTTCAGATGGACACATGATTCCAAGTACTATCAAAGTG GGCCCATGTTATTTCTACCACACCACACTGCCTCACCAAGATTCCTTCAAGCGCTAATGGAAGT GAGACCATCCTCGGCAAGATAG